A stretch of DNA from Candidatus Pseudomonas phytovorans:
GAGCAAGTCTTCGGCGGGGAAGTCACGTACCTGGAAGGTCACTACCTCGACGCCTTGGTTCTGCAGCCACTGGCGCGAACGCTCCAGCAACACGCCGGAGCGTGAACGGGGACTTGGGCTACCACCGATTGAGACGACCAGCATTGCAGCGCTTCCTTGTGTTCTGTTGGGAGTGACATTAACAGCCACCGCATATATCTAGAAATCATATTTTTTCATTTGGTTATTCCATTTTTGTTTTTAGCTTCAAGGCCCTATTCGCGGGCACGCCCGCTCCCACAGTGACCGCACAAAGCTTGAGATTTGCGCTATTCCTGTGGGAGCGGGCGCGCCCGCGAAGAAGCGCATGAGGTTTCTGCAGGCATAAAAAAGGGCCGTCGAAACGGCCCGAAAATCCCTGCTTGGCTAAGAGCAATGCAACGAGGAATCCATTAACGATTGGGCTGAGGGGTAAGCCGCAGATAGGGTTTGACCGCCCGGTAACCTTTGGGGAAGCGCTGCTTGATCTCTTCCTCGTCCTTCAACGAAGGCACGATCACCACTTCGTCACCGTCCTGCCAGTTACCTGGTGTGGCGACCTTGTGGTTGTCGGTCAGCTGCAGCGAGTCGATCACCCGCAGAATTTCGTTGAAGTTGCGCCCGGTACTGGCCGGATAGGTGATGGTCAGGCGCACCTTCTTGTTCGGGTCGATGACGAACAGCGAGCGCACGGTGAGGGTGTCGCTGGCATTCGGGTGGATCAGGTCGTACAGGTCGGACACCTTGCGATCGGCATCGGCAATGATCGGGAAGTTGACCACGGTGTTCTGGGTTTCGTTGATGTCCTCGATCCACTTATGGTGCGAGTCGACCGGATCTACCGACAGGGCGATGGCCTTGACTCCGCGCTTGGCGAAATCGTCCTTGAGCTTGGCAGTCAGCCCCAGCTCGGTGGTGCACACCGGGGTGAAGTCGGCCGGGTGGGAGAACAACACCCCCCAGCTGTTGCCCAGCCACTCGTGGAAGCGGATTTTGCCTTCGCTGGAATCCTGTTCGAAATCGGGGGCGATATCGCCGAGTTTGAGGCTCATGGGCTGCGGCTCCTTGGCTGGGTTCTGTACCGTATGGGTTCAATGTGCCTGCATTCGGTTAAAAACAAAAAGAATAAATAACGATTTATTTATAACCATAACGCATACGAATTTGCAGGCACAAAAAAGCCTCGCACCAGGCGAGGCTTCTTGTTCAGCTACGGCTTACAGGAAGTTGTAAGTGTAGTTGAAGATCAGACGGGTCTGATCCTGGTCGGCCAGCGAGCTGGTGCCGGTGCCGCGGTATACACCGTGACGCAGGCTGGCGCCCAGGCCCTTGAAGGTGCCTTCCTGGATAACGTAGTCGACGCGAGCGTCACGTTCCCATTCGCTGAAGGTACCGTTGCCGTTGGCGTTCTTGCCGTCTTCACCTTTCAGGTAGGCAACCGAAGCTTTCAGGCCCGGAACGCCCAGGCGGGCGAAGTCGTAGGCGTACTGACCGAAGGTGGTGTTTTCACCGGCCTTGGCGAACTGGTTGATCATGCTGTCGGTGAACAGGTAGAAGCTGGAACCGCCGGCGCCTTCGTTGCGGCCGTTGCCGTCAACCACGTTGCCCTGGTTCAGCCAGACGAAACCACCGTCGTCATTGACGCGCTGGTGGCCGAGCATCAGCGAGTGGCCACCCAGGGTGTAGGTGAACATCGCGGACCAGGTCTTGTTGTCGACCTCACCAGTGTTCTTGGCATAGCCGCCGTTGTTGCTGAAGCGGTAGCCGGCCTCACCGTTCTTGCCGTCGCTGCTGCTGTCGAAGTAGCGCAGGTCGGTCTTGAACGACTGGTCGTCAGCGATCTTGAACACGTGGGTCGCGCCCAGGAAGTGCTGCTTGTAGAAGTCTTCCAGGTTCGAGTAGTAGTACTGCAGGGTCAGGTCCGGGGTGAGCTTGTAGTCCAGGCCGCCGTAACGGAACTTGTTGCTGTCCTGGGTAGCACCGGCTACCGACAGACCGGTACGGTTGCTCGAAGCACGG
This window harbors:
- a CDS encoding peroxiredoxin, whose amino-acid sequence is MSLKLGDIAPDFEQDSSEGKIRFHEWLGNSWGVLFSHPADFTPVCTTELGLTAKLKDDFAKRGVKAIALSVDPVDSHHKWIEDINETQNTVVNFPIIADADRKVSDLYDLIHPNASDTLTVRSLFVIDPNKKVRLTITYPASTGRNFNEILRVIDSLQLTDNHKVATPGNWQDGDEVVIVPSLKDEEEIKQRFPKGYRAVKPYLRLTPQPNR
- a CDS encoding OprD family porin, with protein sequence MYKSSLAVAVALGVFAQTAGAAGFVEDSKLSLSSRTMYFNNDNRDGGADNRESGQGFKLDYISGFTEGTVGFGVDAQALWGIHLDGGRGKHPDNSSFFPSDSDGSAASQWARVGANAKARFSKTEVHYGSALAPNLPILVSNDGRLLPQTFEGGTIQSKEIDNLTVNAGQLTHAMGRASSNRTGLSVAGATQDSNKFRYGGLDYKLTPDLTLQYYYSNLEDFYKQHFLGATHVFKIADDQSFKTDLRYFDSSSDGKNGEAGYRFSNNGGYAKNTGEVDNKTWSAMFTYTLGGHSLMLGHQRVNDDGGFVWLNQGNVVDGNGRNEGAGGSSFYLFTDSMINQFAKAGENTTFGQYAYDFARLGVPGLKASVAYLKGEDGKNANGNGTFSEWERDARVDYVIQEGTFKGLGASLRHGVYRGTGTSSLADQDQTRLIFNYTYNFL